One Phaseolus vulgaris cultivar G19833 chromosome 11, P. vulgaris v2.0, whole genome shotgun sequence genomic window carries:
- the LOC137809373 gene encoding uncharacterized protein, whose amino-acid sequence MKKLKVDLKVWNKEVFGDVNLASEELQKRINELDARDDERGLEEAEREERRFLLADLNNIKFKQEAVMHQKAREKWLKQWCEDKDVIKDKVCVFFEDKFAKKEDCQVRLDNVRFNSISVEDNELLVGDFSEEEIRAAVWNLKDFASKSNWPRGTNASFICLVPKVENPQKFGEFRPILLVRCLYKIISKALSLRLKKVISKVIDIRQSAFLEGRVLLESVLVANEVLEEYKRKRKSCVFFKVDYEKAYDSCCLESASVSMLVNGSPTREFTPRKDSIKVIL is encoded by the exons atgaaaaaacttAAAGTGGATTTAAAAGTCTGGAACAAAGAGGTCTTCGGGGATGTCAACCTTGCTAGTGAGGAGTTGCAAAAAAGGATTAACGAGTTAGATGCACGAGATGATGAAAGAGGCTTAGAAGAGGCAGAAAGGGAGGAAAGAAGGTTTCTATTAGCTgatcttaataatattaagtttAAACAAGAGGCGGTTATGCATCAAAAAGCAAGAGAAAAATGGTTGAAACA GTGGTGTGAGGATAAGGATGTGATCAAGGACAAAGTCTGTGTTTTCTTTGAGGACAAGTTTGCCAAGAAAGAAGATTGTCAGGTTAGGTTGGACAATGTTAGGTTCAATTCTATTTCAGTAGAAGATAATGAGTTATTGGTTGGAGATTTCTCTGAAGAAGAAATTAGAGCAGCGGTATGGAATT TGAAAGACTTTGCGTCTAAGAGCAATTGGCCTAGAGGTACAAATGCTTCTTTCATATGTCTTGTTCCAAAAGTAGAAAATCCTCAAAAATTCGGCGAGTTTAGACCAATTTTGTTAGTCAGATGCTTATATAAAATTATCTCAAAAGCATTGTCCTTACGCTTGAAAAAGGTGATTAGCAAGGTCATCGATATTAGACAGTCGGCTTTCCTTGAAGGAAGGGTTTTGTTGGAAAGTGTGCTAGTTGCTAATGAGGTGTTGGAAgaatacaaaagaaaaaggaagagttGTGTTTTCTTCAAAGTTGATTATGAGAAGGCGTATGACTCG TGTTGCTTAGAATCTGCTTCTGTCTCTATGCTTGTGAATGGTAGTCCTACTAGGGAGTTTACTCCTAGGAAGGACTCTATCAAGGTGATCCTCTAG
- the LOC137809379 gene encoding uncharacterized protein, with product MMVAEFGYWANGVWVWHFDWRRPFFVWEKSLVEQLVQSLQEVKLVLGEADNWVWKAGGCQSFTVNFVYVQLRRDRVGEFSSVYSMLWRCKALSSALFIAWRVMENKIATRGSLEMSDFYFEGRCLRYNLGRCSERNLET from the exons ATGATGGTGGCTGAGTTTGGGTATTGGGCTAATGGTGTTTGGGTGTGGCATTTTGACTGGCGTAGACCCTTTTTTGTTTGGGAGAAGTCTTTGGTGGAGCAGTTGGTTCAGTCACTACAAGAGGTGAAGTTGGTCCTGGGAGAGGCGGATAATTGGGTTTGGAAGGCTGGGGGATGTCAATCTTTTACAGTTAACTTTGTCTATGTTCAGTTAAGGAGGGACCGAGTAGGAGAGTTTTCTTCAGTCTATAGCATGTTGTGGAGGTGTAAAGCCTTGTCATCTGCTTTGTTCATTGCTTGGAGGGTGATGGAGAATAAGATTGCTACCAGGGGTAGCTTG GAGATGTCAGATTTCTACTTCGAAGGACGTTGTTTGAGGTACAATTTGGGTCGGTGTAGTGAGCGAAATTTGGAAACATAG
- the LOC137809364 gene encoding uncharacterized protein: protein MSENSFVQPAVPKFDGHYDHWAMLMENFMRSKEYWGVVENEVPTTAEGVGLTDAQRKHIDDQKLKDLKAKNYLFQALDRSILETIIHKDTTKNIWDSLKQKCQGSSRVKRAHLQALRKEFEILHMKDGESVNEYFARTLTIANKMKVNGKKKGDVAVVEKILRSLTPKFDYVVCSIEEFKDTDTLTIDELQSSLLVHEQRMSYHIEEEHALKITYATQSGGRGRGRGRGRGRGRGR from the coding sequence ATGTCAGAAAATTCATTTGTGCAACCAGCAGTTCCGAAATTTGATGGGCATTATGATCATTGGGCAATGCTCATGGAAAATTTTATGCGTTCTAAAGAGTACTGGGGCGTGGTTGAAAATGAGGTTCCTACAACAGCAGAAGGTGTTGGCCTCACAGATGCCCAAAGAAAACACATTGACGATCAGAAGTTGAAAGATTTGAAAGCAAAGAACTATCTATTTCAAGCATTAGATCGTTCTATCTTGGAGACGATCATTCATAAGGATACAACAAAGAACATATGGGATTCTTTGAAGCAAAAATGTCAAGGTTCATCCCGGGTTAAGCGTGCACACTTACAAGCTCTTCGAAAGGAGTTTGAAATTCTTCACATGAAGGATGGAGAATCCGTGAATGAGTATTTTGCTCGGACCCTTACCATAGCCAACAAGATGAAAgtaaatggtaagaagaagggGGACGTTGCTGTAGTTGAAAAGATTTTAAGATCCTTGACTCCCAAATTTGATTATGTTGTGTGTTCCATTGAGGAGTTTAAGGATACTGACACCTTGACCATTGACGAGTTGCAAAGCAGCCTACTCGTGCATGAACAACGCATGAGTTATCATATAGAAGAAGAACATGCTTTGAAGATTACTTACGCAACACAATCTGGAGGAAGGGGTCGAGGTCGTGGCAGAGGAAGAGGACGAGGACGAGGTAGATAA
- the LOC137824223 gene encoding acid phosphatase 1-like, with product MAIPFPLLRIFFVFSLFSFSFSDSDSPSAHQHRVFPRPLIVEYAGVAEMSEEVRLRCGAWRVAGEANNLGAWRTVPEECADYVKEYMTGKGYLVDLEMVSKEAEEFAKSVKLSDDGKDAWIFDIDETLLSNLPYYAAHGYGLEIFDHEKFNDWVEEGVAPSLQPSLKLYEDVLKLGFKVILLTGRSERHRSVTVDNLINAGFKEWDHLILRSSDDQGKRAVVFKSEKRSEMEKDGYRILGNSGDQWSDLIGSSLSVRSFKLPNPMYYIS from the exons ATGGCGATTCCATTTCCGTTGCTTCGGATTTTCTTCGTATTTTCCCTCTTCTCCTTTTCCTTCTCCGATTCCGATTCTCCGAGTGCGCACCAGCACCGCGTGTTTCCGCGGCCGCTGATAGTGGAGTACGCGGGGGTGGCGGAGATGTCAGAGGAGGTCCGCCTGCGATGTGGCGCGTGGCGCGTGGCTGGGGAGGCGAACAACCTGGGCGCGTGGAGGACGGTGCCGGAGGAGTGCGCGGATTACGTGAAGGAGTACATGACAGGGAAAGGGTACTTGGTGGATCTGGAAATGGTGTCCAAGGAGGCAGAAGAGTTTGCCAAGAGTGTGAAACTCAGTGACGATGGCAAAGACGCGTGGATTTTCGACATTGATGAGACGTTGCTCTCCAATCTCCCCTATTATGCCGCACATGGATATGG ACTTGAGATTTTTGACCATGAGAAATTCAACGATTGGGTAGAGGAAGGTGTAGCTCCATCATTACAACCCAGTCTAAAACTATATGAAGATGTTCTGAAGCTGGGGTTCAAGGTGATTTTGCTCACTGGGCGAAGTGAGAGACACAGGAGTGTTACAGTTGATAATTTGATCAATGCTGGTTTTAAGGAATGGGACCATCTCATATTAAG AAGCTCAGATGATCAAGGGAAACGTGCTGTAGTCTTCAAATCAGAGAAGAGGAGTGAGATGGAGAAAGATGGATACAGGATTCTTGGGAACTCTGGTGACCAGTGGAGCGATTTGATAGGTTCTTCACTATCTGTTCGATCCTTCAAGCTTCCAAATCCCATGTATTACATCTCTTAG
- the LOC137830899 gene encoding MDIS1-interacting receptor like kinase 2-like, protein MVFLFPTFQSMKLLSLWLLLLAMANSVHAAVSSSLSSLQHTEANALLKWKASLDNPSQTLLSSWHGNSSCNWHGISCDYSGSVSNINLTDIGLSGTLQTLNFSTLPNILTLDMSHNSLSGSIPPQIGVLSKLTHLDLKHNHLTGSIPKSIGNLSRLLSLDFSLNNLYGLIPQEIGKLRNLNAIYMNENNLSGNIPVEIGKLVNLIKLWVFNNSLSGSIPQEIGMMANLEELDLSHNSLSGTIPSTIGNLNKLVYLYMYDNYLSGSIPNEVGKLHFLVTIQLLDNNLSGPIPSSIGNLVNSESILLSDNKLSGIIPSTIGHLTKLTTLDLSLNSLSGTIPSTIGNLTKLTILDLSLNSLIGTIPSTIGNLTNLTELGLFSNKLGGYIPIGMNMLHSWEILHLYDNNFIGHLPHNICISGKLTKFSAGRNYFTGPIPKSLKNCSNLIRVLLQQNHLTGNITKDLGVYPNLDYIDLSENNFYGHLSPNWGKCHNLTSLKISNNNLSGSIPTELSQATNLHVLQLSSNHLTGNIPEDLGNLTYLIKLSLNMNNLSGNVPIQIASLQSLDTLELGANNFSGLIPNQLGNLVNLLNLNLSQNKFMGNIPSEFGKLKYLRSLDLSMNILSGKIPPMLGELRSLEILNLSHNHLSGDLSSLDEMISLTSIDISYNQLQGPLPDISGFRTATIEALRNNKGLCGNVSGLKPCPTSRDKSQDQKINSVILVLLPTGLGIFMLALFVFGVSYHLCRRSKTKEHPDIESSSQNLFAIWSFDGKMVYENIIEATEEFDTKHLIGVGGQGSVYKAELQTNQIVAVKKFHSVQNGEMSNVKAFKSEIQALTEIRHRNIVRLYGFCSHSRFSFLVYEFLEKGSIDNILKDDEQAIAFNWNRRVDAIKGVANALCYMHHDCSPRIVHRDISSKNVLLNLEYVAHVSDFGTAKLLNPNSTNWTSFVGTFGYAAPELAYTMDVNEKCDVYSFGVLALEILFGEHPGDYVTLLLSASNAMDSILDIPSLMGKLDQRLPYPTKIAKEITLIVKIANACLTESPNSRPTMEQVVNYFSM, encoded by the exons ATGGTGTTCTTATTTCCAACGTTTCAATCCATGAAACTCCTATCATTATGGCTGCTTCTACTTGCAATGGCCAATTCTGTCCATGCAGCAGTgtcttcctcactctcatcactTCAACACACTGAAGCAAACGCTCTCTTGAAGTGGAAAGCAAGCCTTGACAACCCAAGTCAGACATTGCTATCTTCATGGCATGGCAACAGTTCATGCAACTGGCATGGAATTTCTTGTGACTACTCAGGATCAGTCTCCAACATTAATCTTACAGACATTGGATTATCTGGTACGCTTCAAACTCTCAATTTTTCAACACTTCCAAACATCCTCACTCTAGATATGAGTCATAACTCCTTGAGTGGAAGCATTCCTCCTCAAATTGGAGTGTTATCCAAACTCACTCATCTTGATCTAAAACACAATCATCTCACTGGATCTATTCCAAAATCTATTGGAAATTTGAGCAGACTGTTAAGTCTAGATTTTTCCTTGAACAACCTTTACGGACTTATTCCCCAAGAAATAGGTAAGTTGCGGAACCTAAATGCTATATATATGAATGAAAACAATTTATCTGGTAATATTCCCGTGGAAATTGGGAAGTTGGTCAACTTGATCAAGTTATGGGTTTTCAATAATAGTCTTTCGGGTTCTATTCCTCAAGAAATTGGAATGATGGCAAACTTGGAAGAACTTGATTTGTCCCATAACTCTTTATCAGGTACAATTCCTTCTACAATTGGAAATTTGAACAAGTTAGTCTATTTGTACATGTATGACAACTATCTATCTGGATCTATTCCTAATGAAGTGGGAAAACTCCATTTTCTTGTGACAATCCAATTGTTAGATAATAATCTTTCTGGGCCAATTCCATCTTCCATCGGTAACTTGGTTAATTCAGAATCTATTCTCCTTAGTGACAACAAACTTTCCGGAATAATTCCTTCGACTATTGGTCACTTGACAAAGCTTACCACACTTGATTTGTCCCTTAACTCTTTGTCAGGTACAATCCCCTCTACAATTGGAAATTTGACAAAGCTCACCATACTTGATTTGTCCCTTAATTCTTTGATAGGTACAATCCCCTCTACAATTGGAAATTTGACAAATCTCACCGAACTtggtttattttcaaataagcTTGGTGGATACATTCCAATAGGAATGAATATGCTACACAGCTGGGAAATTTTGCACTTATATGACAATAATTTCATTGGTCATTTGCCGCACAACATTTGCATAAGTGGAAAGTTGACAAAATTTAGTGCTGGCAGAAACTATTTCACAGGTCCAATACCTAAGAGTTTGAAGAATTGCTCCAATCTCATAAGAGTTTTGCTACAGCAAAACCATTTAACAGGAAACATAACAAAGGATTTGGGTGTATACCCAAACTTGGATTACATAGACCTGAGTGAAAACAACTTTTATGGCCATCTTTCTCCAAATTGGGGAAAATGCCATAATCTCACAAGCCTCAAAATCTCCAACAACAATTTATCAGGTAGCATTCCAACAGAACTAAGTCAAGCTACCAATTTACACGTACTTCAATTGTCTTCAAATCACCTCACAGGAAACATTCCTGAAGATTTAGGTAATTTGACCTACTTGATCAAACTTTCTCTCAATATGAATAATCTTTCAGGAAATGTTCCTATCCAAATAGCATCATTGCAAAGTCTTGACACCTTAGAGCTCGGAGCAAATAACTTTTCTGGCTTAATTCCAAATCAACTTGGAAATTTGgtcaatttattaaatttgaatttgagcCAAAATAAATTTATGGGAAATATTCCATCCGAGTTTGGTAAATTAAAATATCTTCGAAGTCTTGATTTGAGCATGAACATTTTGAGTGGAAAAATACCACCAATGTTGGGAGAGTTGAGAAGCTTAGAAATATTAAATCTCTCACACAATCATCTTTCAGGCGATCTCTCTAGCCTTGATGAGATGATAAGCTTGACATCTATTGATATATCATACAACCAATTACAGGGTCCACTTCCAGACATTTCAGGCTTCCGTACGGCTACCATTGAAGCATTGAGAAATAATAAAGGCTTGTGTGGTAATGTCTCGGGCTTGAAACCATGCCCAACATCACGTGACAAATCTCAAGATCAGAAGATTAACAGTGTCATATTGGTACTTTTACCCACTGGTTTGGGCATTTTCATGCTAGCATTATTTGTCTTTGGAGTCTCATATCATCTTTGTAGAAGGTCAAAGACAAAAGAACATCCGGATATAGAATCATCAAGCCAAAATCTTTTTGCGATATGGAGTTTTGATGGAAAGATGGTGTATGAGAACATAATTGAAGCCACAGAAGAGTTTGACACTAAACATCTCATTGGAGTTGGAGGACAAGGAAGTGTTTACAAAGCTGAATTGCAAACAAATCAAATTGTAGCTGTTAAGAAATTCCATTCAGTACAAAATGGAGAAATGTCCAATGTTAAAGCTTTCAAAAGTGAAATTCAAGCTTTGACAGAGATTCGACATCGTAACATTGTGAGGCTATAtggattttgttctcattcccGATTCTCATTTTTGGTGTATGAGTTCTTGGAAAAGGGGAGcatagataatattttaaaagacgATGAACAGGCAATTGCATTTAATTGGAATAGGAGGGTTGATGCCATTAAAGGTGTAGCAAATGCTTTATGCTATATGCATCATGATTGTTCACCCCGAATCGTTCATCGAGATATATCAAGCAAGAATGTTCTTTTGAATTTGGAGTATGTGGCTCATGTCTCAGATTTTGGAACAGCCAAGCTTCTTAATCCTAATTCAACCAATTGGACCTCATTTGTAGGAACTTTTGGATATGCTGCTCCAG AACTTGCATACACAATGGATGTGAATGAAAAATGTGATGTGTACAGCTTTGGGGTATTGGCACTAGAAATACTTTTTGGAGAGCACCCTGGAGATTATGTAACTTTGTTATTGTCTGCTTCCAATGCCATGGATTCAATACTTGATATTCCTTCCTTGATGGGTAAGTTAGATCAACGTCTCCCGTACCCTACAAAAATTGCTAAGGAGATAACTTTGATTGTAAAGATAGCAAATGCTTGTTTGACTGAAAGTCCTAATTCTCGTCCTACCATGGAGCAAGTTGTCAACTACTTTTCAATGTAA